The following are encoded together in the Glycine max cultivar Williams 82 chromosome 8, Glycine_max_v4.0, whole genome shotgun sequence genome:
- the LOC100787672 gene encoding uncharacterized protein isoform X3, with the protein MKMKAETLTLVLVNLAGIMERADESLLPGVYKEIGAALNADPTALGSLTFFRSIVQSLCYPLAAYLATRHNRAHVIALGAFLWAAATFFVAISSTFLQVAISRGLNGIGLALVTPAIQSLVADSTVDSNRGMAFGWLQLTGNFGSIIGGLFAVLIAPTSFKGIPGWRIAFHLVALISVIVGILVCLFANDPRFSKARERATTYEAPNKSFCSDMKDLMKEAKSVIGNPSFQIIVAQGVFGTFPGSSLSFATLWLELIGFPRVTTAFLWTLYVVATSFGGLFGGRMGDILSQRFPNSGRILLSQISSSSAIPLAAILLLGLPYDPSTAFKHGLLLFIMGLIRSWNAPATNKNSP; encoded by the exons ATGAAGATGAAAGCGGAGACATTGACGTTAGTTCTGGTGAATCTGGCAGGTATTATGGAGAGAGCAGACGAGTCTCTGCTTCCAGGAGTGTACAAAGAGATTGGTGCTGCTCTGAACGCAGATCCCACTGCGCTAGGTTCACTCACTTTCTTCAGATCAATTGTTCAATCTTTATGTTACCCACTCGCTGCATACCTCGCCACTCGTCACAATCGTGCGCATGTCATAGCTCTCGGTGCTTTTCTTTGGGCCGCTGCCACATTCTTTGTTGCCATCTCCTCCACCTTCTTACAG GTAGCAATTTCGAGAGGTTTAAATGGGATTGGACTAGCCCTTGTTACTCCAGCAATTCAGTCCCTTGTTGCAGATTCCACAGTTGATAGCAATCGTGGTATGGCTTTTGGGTGGCTGCAACTAACAGGAAATTTTGGAAGCATCATTGGTGGGCTCTTTGCCGTGCTTATTGCCCCAACCTCATTTAAGGGTATACCTGGGTGGAGAATAGCTTTTCATCTGGTTGCATTGATTAGTGTTATAGTGGGTATATTGGTTTGCCTCTTCGCTAATGATCCACGCTTTTCAAAGGCCAGAGAGAGAGCAACAACATATGAAGCTCCAAACAAGTCCTTTTGTTCTGATATGAAAGACCTAATGAAAGAAGCGAAGTCAGTAATTGGAAATCCATCATTTCAGATAATTGTGGCTCAGGGAGTGTTTGGAACATTTCCAGGGTCAAGCTTGTCATTTGCCACTCTTTGGTTAGAACTAATAGGCTTCCCCCGCGTGACAACTGCATTCCTTTGGACACTATACGTGGTTGCTACTTCATTTGGGGGTCTATTTGGAGGAAGGATGGGGGATATTTTATCCCAACGGTTTCCAAACTCTGGGAGAATATTGTTGTCACAAATAAGCTCCAGTTCAGCAATTCCTCTTGCTGCAATTTTGTTGTTGGGATTGCCTTATGATCCATCCACGGCCTTCAAGCACGGTCTGCTTTTATTTATCATGGGGTTAATAAGATCCTGGAATGCTCCAGCCACTAACAA AAATAGTCCCTGA
- the LOC100816695 gene encoding uncharacterized protein produces MDKVSSDCPYPGCFFCVMKEGNPSKRRASVLKFFRELPCQDEDGQVLPISGLWNTAMAHPNDPEFIELGIFECMSALIWKGLKNRRWLSHDQNIYIPYYAAHIIGSYTMNMEEFAESAVHAGVIPPLVELLRGRLTWVEQRVAVRALGHLATYASTFPAIASHGEILELSIQLAMSSLEIVYSHFYQYVDRRLSYHCDLLTRGMGGVEMESRKAEEWASQLQCWSLQLINCFAFKHEFLPTICKPEFLIKLPGMWGGLVNENSPAGIGLLRTICHQKLGRGPVASCPGIIDALCNIARSSDDWQYMAIDCLLWLLQDPNTCHKVIDKVVPVLVDLAEITTLGDHKKLGDSILNVFQECIQSQGSGRSSISSHTKEQIEDILDSKQRLKWEKNMPKEDLHIKQAAALVVKLEGNSLFSSGNIAGAASKYSEALALCPMRSRKERVVLYSNRAQCHLLLQQPLAAISDATRALCLHRPVNRHAKSLWRRAQAYDMLGLAKESLLDAILFINECSQSNDPDLSLRQNKVPDYAERLVKKQMRSAWLFREAAIKHGGVHSQGDGGDMYGPETDDSEWETASESDIGNDGRDDMGDDDDGDWNNDDQRKDYDKPSMKDIKHGYNVQLAEEEP; encoded by the exons ATGGATAAAGTTTCATCAGACTGTCCGTACCCGGGATGCTTCTTTTGTGTCATGAAGGAAGGGAATCCAAGCAAGCGCAGAGCAAGTGTACTGAAATTCTTTAGAGAACTACCGTGTCAAGATGAAGATGGTCAGGTTCTCCCTATCAGTGGCCTTTGGAACACGGCTATGGCACATCCAAATGACCCTGAATTCATCGAGCTAGGAATATTTGAATGCATGTCTGCTCTCATATGGAAGGGACTGAAGAACCGGCGTTGGCTTTCTCAtgaccaaaatatatatattccttaTTATGCTGCTCATATCATCGGTTCCTACACAATGAATATGGAAGAATTTGCAGAAAGTGCCGTGCATGCTGGGGTCATTCCTCCTTTGGTTGAGCTTTTACGAGGTAGATTAACTTGGGTTGAGCAGAGGGTGGCAGTTAGAGCATTGGGACACTTAGCTACATATGCCAGCACTTTTCCTGCCATAGCAAGTCATGGTGAAATTCTTGAGCTCTCCATCCAATTGGCAATGAGTTCCCTGGAAATAGTTTATTCACACTTTTACCAATATGTTGATAGAAGGCTCAGTTATCATTGTGATCTTCTTACACGTGGCATGGGTGGCGTTGAAATGGAGTCCAGGAAGGCTGAGGAATGGGCTAGTCAGTTGCAGTGTTGGTCCCTTCAGCTAATTAATTGTTTTGCTTTTAAACATGAATTTCTTCCTACCATATGCAAACCCGAATTTCTGATAAAACTACCTGGTATGTGGGGTGGACTTGTTAATGAAAATTCACCAGCCGGTATTGGTTTATTAAGAACAATTTGTCATCAAAAGCTTGGTAGGGGACCTGTTGCCAGTTGCCCTGGTATTATTGATGCATTGTGTAATATTGCTCGGTCTTCGGATGATTGGCAGTATATGGCTATTGATTGCCTTCTATGGCTGCTTCAAGATCCCAATACATGTCACAAG GTGATTGATAAAGTGGTGCCTGTATTAGTTGACCTTGCTGAGATTACAACTCTGGGTGATCATAAAAAGCTTGGTGATTCAATCCTTAATGTTTTTCAAGAGTGCATCCAGTCTCAAGGGTCAGGACGAAGCTCAATTAGTAGTCACACTAAAGAACAGATTGAGGATATATTAGATTCAAAGCAGAGATTAAAATGggaaaagaatatgcccaaggAAGATCTGCATATTAAGCAGGCTGCAGCGCTGGTTGTCAAGCTTGAAGGAAATTCCCTGTTCTCATCTGGAAATATTGCTGGAGCTGCATCAAAATACTCTGAAGCATTGGCATTGTGTCCTATGAGATCCAGGAAGGAGAGAGTTGTTCTATATAGTAATCGTGCTCAATGCCATCTTTTGCTGCAACAACCTTTGGCTGCCATAAGTGATGCTACCCGTGCACTATGTCTCCATAGACCTGTCAATCGTCATGCCAAAAGCCTCTGGAGACGAGCACAAGCTTATGACATGCTTGGATTAGCGAAAGAGAGTTTATTGGAtgctattttatttataaatgagTGCTCTCAGTCAAATGATCCTGATCTCTCACTGAGGCAAAATAAAGTTCCAGATTATGCTGAGCGTTTGGTTAAGAAGCAGATGCGTTCTGCTTGGTTATTTCGAGAGGCAGCTATTAAGCATGGTGGGGTCCATAGTCAGGGTGATGGTGGTGATATGTATGGCCCAGAGACTGATGATTCGGAATGGGAGACAGCTAGTGAAAGTGATATAGGAAATGATGGACGGGATGACATGGGTGATGACGACGATGGTGATTGGAATAATGATGATCAGAGGAAAGATTATGACAAACCTTCAAtgaaag
- the LOC100787672 gene encoding uncharacterized protein isoform X1 codes for MKMKAETLTLVLVNLAGIMERADESLLPGVYKEIGAALNADPTALGSLTFFRSIVQSLCYPLAAYLATRHNRAHVIALGAFLWAAATFFVAISSTFLQVAISRGLNGIGLALVTPAIQSLVADSTVDSNRGMAFGWLQLTGNFGSIIGGLFAVLIAPTSFKGIPGWRIAFHLVALISVIVGILVCLFANDPRFSKARERATTYEAPNKSFCSDMKDLMKEAKSVIGNPSFQIIVAQGVFGTFPGSSLSFATLWLELIGFPRVTTAFLWTLYVVATSFGGLFGGRMGDILSQRFPNSGRILLSQISSSSAIPLAAILLLGLPYDPSTAFKHGLLLFIMGLIRSWNAPATNNPIFAEIVPEKSRTTIYALDRSFETILSSFAPPIVGALAQHVYGYKPITKGSSDEIEKDRENAASLAKALYTAISIPSVLCVSIYSFLYCTYPRDRERARMEALVESEMQQLQVEDYNDVDYPREEDDNDEKVLLSR; via the exons ATGAAGATGAAAGCGGAGACATTGACGTTAGTTCTGGTGAATCTGGCAGGTATTATGGAGAGAGCAGACGAGTCTCTGCTTCCAGGAGTGTACAAAGAGATTGGTGCTGCTCTGAACGCAGATCCCACTGCGCTAGGTTCACTCACTTTCTTCAGATCAATTGTTCAATCTTTATGTTACCCACTCGCTGCATACCTCGCCACTCGTCACAATCGTGCGCATGTCATAGCTCTCGGTGCTTTTCTTTGGGCCGCTGCCACATTCTTTGTTGCCATCTCCTCCACCTTCTTACAG GTAGCAATTTCGAGAGGTTTAAATGGGATTGGACTAGCCCTTGTTACTCCAGCAATTCAGTCCCTTGTTGCAGATTCCACAGTTGATAGCAATCGTGGTATGGCTTTTGGGTGGCTGCAACTAACAGGAAATTTTGGAAGCATCATTGGTGGGCTCTTTGCCGTGCTTATTGCCCCAACCTCATTTAAGGGTATACCTGGGTGGAGAATAGCTTTTCATCTGGTTGCATTGATTAGTGTTATAGTGGGTATATTGGTTTGCCTCTTCGCTAATGATCCACGCTTTTCAAAGGCCAGAGAGAGAGCAACAACATATGAAGCTCCAAACAAGTCCTTTTGTTCTGATATGAAAGACCTAATGAAAGAAGCGAAGTCAGTAATTGGAAATCCATCATTTCAGATAATTGTGGCTCAGGGAGTGTTTGGAACATTTCCAGGGTCAAGCTTGTCATTTGCCACTCTTTGGTTAGAACTAATAGGCTTCCCCCGCGTGACAACTGCATTCCTTTGGACACTATACGTGGTTGCTACTTCATTTGGGGGTCTATTTGGAGGAAGGATGGGGGATATTTTATCCCAACGGTTTCCAAACTCTGGGAGAATATTGTTGTCACAAATAAGCTCCAGTTCAGCAATTCCTCTTGCTGCAATTTTGTTGTTGGGATTGCCTTATGATCCATCCACGGCCTTCAAGCACGGTCTGCTTTTATTTATCATGGGGTTAATAAGATCCTGGAATGCTCCAGCCACTAACAA TCCAATATTTGCAGAAATAGTCCCTGAGAAGTCCCGAACAACTATATATGCTTTGGATCGATCTTTTGAGACCATATTGTCATCCTTTGCACCACCTATTGTTGGAGCTTTGGCTCAGCATGTTTATGGTTACAAACCAATCACAAAAGGATCCTCAGATGAGAtagaaaaagatagagaaaaCGCTGCATCACTCGCCAAGGCACTTTACACTGCAATTAGTATTCCTTCGGTACTCTGCGTTTCCATCTACTCGTTTCTTTATTGCACGTACCCGAGGGACAGGGAGCGAGCGAGAATGGAAGCATTAGTGGAATCAGAAATGCAACAGCTACAGGTGGAAGACTATAATGATGTTGATTATCCAAGGGAAGAGGATGATAATGATGAGAAAGTTTTGTTGTCTCGGTAG
- the LOC100787672 gene encoding uncharacterized protein isoform X2, with translation MERADESLLPGVYKEIGAALNADPTALGSLTFFRSIVQSLCYPLAAYLATRHNRAHVIALGAFLWAAATFFVAISSTFLQVAISRGLNGIGLALVTPAIQSLVADSTVDSNRGMAFGWLQLTGNFGSIIGGLFAVLIAPTSFKGIPGWRIAFHLVALISVIVGILVCLFANDPRFSKARERATTYEAPNKSFCSDMKDLMKEAKSVIGNPSFQIIVAQGVFGTFPGSSLSFATLWLELIGFPRVTTAFLWTLYVVATSFGGLFGGRMGDILSQRFPNSGRILLSQISSSSAIPLAAILLLGLPYDPSTAFKHGLLLFIMGLIRSWNAPATNNPIFAEIVPEKSRTTIYALDRSFETILSSFAPPIVGALAQHVYGYKPITKGSSDEIEKDRENAASLAKALYTAISIPSVLCVSIYSFLYCTYPRDRERARMEALVESEMQQLQVEDYNDVDYPREEDDNDEKVLLSR, from the exons ATGGAGAGAGCAGACGAGTCTCTGCTTCCAGGAGTGTACAAAGAGATTGGTGCTGCTCTGAACGCAGATCCCACTGCGCTAGGTTCACTCACTTTCTTCAGATCAATTGTTCAATCTTTATGTTACCCACTCGCTGCATACCTCGCCACTCGTCACAATCGTGCGCATGTCATAGCTCTCGGTGCTTTTCTTTGGGCCGCTGCCACATTCTTTGTTGCCATCTCCTCCACCTTCTTACAG GTAGCAATTTCGAGAGGTTTAAATGGGATTGGACTAGCCCTTGTTACTCCAGCAATTCAGTCCCTTGTTGCAGATTCCACAGTTGATAGCAATCGTGGTATGGCTTTTGGGTGGCTGCAACTAACAGGAAATTTTGGAAGCATCATTGGTGGGCTCTTTGCCGTGCTTATTGCCCCAACCTCATTTAAGGGTATACCTGGGTGGAGAATAGCTTTTCATCTGGTTGCATTGATTAGTGTTATAGTGGGTATATTGGTTTGCCTCTTCGCTAATGATCCACGCTTTTCAAAGGCCAGAGAGAGAGCAACAACATATGAAGCTCCAAACAAGTCCTTTTGTTCTGATATGAAAGACCTAATGAAAGAAGCGAAGTCAGTAATTGGAAATCCATCATTTCAGATAATTGTGGCTCAGGGAGTGTTTGGAACATTTCCAGGGTCAAGCTTGTCATTTGCCACTCTTTGGTTAGAACTAATAGGCTTCCCCCGCGTGACAACTGCATTCCTTTGGACACTATACGTGGTTGCTACTTCATTTGGGGGTCTATTTGGAGGAAGGATGGGGGATATTTTATCCCAACGGTTTCCAAACTCTGGGAGAATATTGTTGTCACAAATAAGCTCCAGTTCAGCAATTCCTCTTGCTGCAATTTTGTTGTTGGGATTGCCTTATGATCCATCCACGGCCTTCAAGCACGGTCTGCTTTTATTTATCATGGGGTTAATAAGATCCTGGAATGCTCCAGCCACTAACAA TCCAATATTTGCAGAAATAGTCCCTGAGAAGTCCCGAACAACTATATATGCTTTGGATCGATCTTTTGAGACCATATTGTCATCCTTTGCACCACCTATTGTTGGAGCTTTGGCTCAGCATGTTTATGGTTACAAACCAATCACAAAAGGATCCTCAGATGAGAtagaaaaagatagagaaaaCGCTGCATCACTCGCCAAGGCACTTTACACTGCAATTAGTATTCCTTCGGTACTCTGCGTTTCCATCTACTCGTTTCTTTATTGCACGTACCCGAGGGACAGGGAGCGAGCGAGAATGGAAGCATTAGTGGAATCAGAAATGCAACAGCTACAGGTGGAAGACTATAATGATGTTGATTATCCAAGGGAAGAGGATGATAATGATGAGAAAGTTTTGTTGTCTCGGTAG
- the LOC100817236 gene encoding uncharacterized protein → MAQLNHRKLLLFYVLLFLSLSVCFGASSLEPQHSRRMLGAQKQEQEKPLKNKTTAKNQTKPIKPTNSISSTNHTKTTKSPHNISSKNQTKPLKPSSTNSASTDTALAKKLNSKIKKLNVTSKTSPSKPGTSVSISSNKKTLDLAKPTNKTAKDNKQPRTAKVDQTHDATTNKKQKTPPNQLLQQTKKKPAPKQAPPSWIVEEDEDEYDLVSELTDLPNKFHRTLLPDLERISTTSKAYITKANSEITKGFKPYVGKKYAPTVATIISSAFILIPLLLVSLLCTRIKAYFSLQKILIFIQVYLSFYFTILCVTSFFTGFEPLRFLYSTSQSTYLCLQVLQTLAYVFYLLLLLMYLVLVFSTDCGLGSKFLGLAQVFVGFAVGLHYYVTVFHRVVLQQPPKTNWKIHAIYATCFLLICVLARADRRKKNYVEDGGGEGKKN, encoded by the coding sequence ATGGCTCAACTCAATCACAGAAAGCTACTACTCTTCTATGTTCTtttattcctttctctttctgtTTGCTTCGGTGCCAGCTCGTTGGAACCTCAACATAGTAGAAGAATGTTGGGTGCCcaaaaacaagagcaagagaagcctttgaaaaacaaaaccacCGCCAAAAACCAAACCAAGCCAATCAAGCCCACTAATAGTATTTCCTCAACGAACCACACCAAAACCACAAAATCACCCCACAACATTTCCTCCAAAAACCAAACCAAGCCACTCAAGCCTAGCTCCACCAATTCAGCTTCCACCGACACTGCCCTCGCCAAGAAGCTCAATAGTAAGATCAAGAAGCTCAACGTCACATCCAAAACCTCACCCTCAAAACCCGGTACCAGCGTTTCCATTTCCAGCAACAAGAAAACATTGGATCTCGCCAAACCAACTAACAAAACAGcaaaagacaacaagcaacccAGAACAGCAAAAGTAGATCAAACTCACGACGCAACAacaaacaagaaacaaaagaCTCCCCCGAACCAACTACTACAACAAACGAAGAAGAAACCAGCTCCGAAACAAGCACCACCGAGTTGGATCGTGGAGGAGGATGAGGACGAATATGATTTGGTTTCAGAGTTGACAGATCTACCCAACAAGTTCCACCGAACACTCCTCCCCGACCTGGAACGAATCTCCACCACTTCCAAAGCCTACATCACCAAAGCCAACAGCGAAATTACCAAAGGCTTCAAACCCTACGTTGGCAAAAAATACGCACCCACCGTCGCCACCATTATCTCTAGCGCCTTCATACTCATCCCTCTCCTCTTAGTCTCTCTCCTCTGCACAAGAATCAAAGCCTATTTCTCCCTCCAGAAGATCCTAATCTTCATCCAAGTCTATCTCTCTTTCTACTTCACCATTCTCTGTGTCACTTCGTTCTTCACCGGCTTCGAACCCCTCAGGTTTCTATACTCTACTTCGCAGTCCACGTATCTGTGCCTGCAGGTGCTGCAGACTCTCGCTTACGTCTTCTACTTGCTGCTGCTTCTCATGTACCTCGTGCTCGTGTTCTCCACGGACTGTGGGCTGGGCTCCAAGTTCTTGGGCCTGGCCCAGGTCTTCGTGGGCTTTGCCGTTGGGCTGCATTACTACGTCACGGTGTTCCACAGGGTGGTGCTGCAGCAACCGCCCAAGACGAATTGGAAGATCCACGCGATTTACGCCACGTGTTTTCTGCTCATCTGTGTGCTTGCTAGAGCTGATagaaggaaaaagaattacGTGGAGGACGGTGGAGGAGAAGGCAAGAAAAATTGA
- the LOC100787140 gene encoding tetracycline resistance protein, class B isoform X2, whose translation MKSETLNLVLVNLASIMQRADESLLPGVYKEVGEDLKADPTALGSLTLFRSLVQSLCYPLAAYLATRHNRAHVIALGAFLWAAATFLVAISSTFLQVAISRGLNGIGLAIVIPAIQSLVADSTVDSNRGMAFGWLQLTGNLGSIIGGLFSVLIASTTVAGIPGWRIAFHLVALISVIVGILVRLFANDPHYSKSDDTATNQAQNKSFYSEMKDLMKEAKSVIRIPTFQIIVAQGVFGSFPWSGLSFATLWLELIGFSHVTTATLWTLFIVAASFGSLFGGWMGDFLSLRLPNAGRIILSQISAGSVIPLAAILLLGLPDDSSTAFMHGLVLVIMGFTSAWNAPATNKNSP comes from the exons ATGAAATCGGAGACACTGAACCTGGTGCTGGTGAATCTGGCGAGTATTATGCAGAGAGCGGATGAGTCTCTGCTTCCAGGAGTGTACAAAGAGGTTGGTGAGGATCTGAAGGCTGACCCCACTGCGTTGGGTTCGTTGACTCTCTTCAGATCACTTGTTCAGTCTCTCTGTTACCCTCTCGCGGCTTACCTCGCCACCCGTCACAATCGTGCGCATGTCATAGCTCTCGGTGCTTTTCTTTGGGCTGCTGCTACATTCCTCGTTGCCATCTCCTCCACCTTCTTACAG GTGGCAATTTCAAGAGGTTTAAATGGGATAGGACTTGCCATTGTTATTCCAGCAATTCAGTCCCTTGTTGCTGACTCAACCGTTGATAGCAACCGTGGTATGGCTTTTGGGTGGCTGCAACTAACAGGAAACTTAGGAAGCATCATTGGTGGTCTCTTCTCTGTACTTATAGCCTCAACCACAGTCGCAGGTATACCTGGTTGGAGAATTGCCTTTCATCTAGTTGCATTGATCAGTGTTATAGTGGGTATATTGGTGCGCCTCTTCGCTAACGATCCACACTATTCAAAGAGCGATGACACAGCAACAAATCAAGCTCAAAATAAGTCCTTTTATTCTGAAATGAAAGATCTAATGAAAGAAGCAAAGTCAGTTATTAGAATTCCAACTTTTCAGATAATTGTGGCTCAGGGAGTGTTTGGATCATTTCCCTGGTCAGGCTTGTCATTTGCCACTCTTTGGTTAGAACTAATAGGCTTCTCTCATGTCACAACAGCGACCCTTTGGACCCTATTCATAGTTGCTGCTTCATTTGGGTCTCTGTTTGGAGGGTGGATGGGAGATTTTTTATCCCTACGGTTACCCAACGCTGGTAGAATAATATTGTCACAAATAAGCGCTGGTTCAGTCATTCCTTTAGCAGCAATTTTGCTGTTGGGATTGCCTGATGATTCATCCACTGCCTTCATGCATGGTCTTGTTTTAGTCATCATGGGATTCACCTCAGCCTGGAATGCTCCAGCAACTAACAA AAATAGTCCCTGA
- the LOC102661744 gene encoding NDR1/HIN1-like protein 13, with product MTMEGHADHNSAVLPPPPGRHAPAAGTYIVQFPKDQVYRVPPRENALIVEQYRNPATAKKRRGGCCCCCNRRVLITFALVVTTIVAVVGITLATLYFIFSPAGPKFTVSHVAVNRNNKNSQGAAAQYEVSLRARNPNEKLAIQYQEGDVSLLLFDESKVAEGKFPTLEQGGGEASEVKLELTGSSGAFPRGMHGGDAAVDLKLEIKLAIRIRTAGLETWGMSSNVACQFKVSGLGNDTRILSQQCDTKFKQY from the coding sequence ATGACAATGGAGGGGCACGCCGACCACAACTCCGCCGTGTTGCCGCCACCTCCTGGCCGCCACGCCCCAGCCGCAGGCACGTACATCGTGCAGTTCCCGAAGGACCAAGTGTACCGCGTTCCACCACGCGAGAACGCGTTGATCGTGGAACAGTACCGCAACCCGGCCACCGCGAAAAAAAGACGCGGcggttgttgttgctgttgcaaCCGTCGTGTCTTGATAACCTTCGCTCTCGTGGTTACCACAATCGTTGCCGTGGTTGGCATCACGTTGGCCACGTTGTACTTTATTTTCAGCCCCGCGGGTCCCAAGTTTACTGTCTCCCATGTGGCGGTGAATAGGAACAACAAGAACTCGCAGGGGGCGGCGGCGCAGTATGAGGTTTCGTTGAGAGCGAGGAATCCGAACGAGAAGTTGGCGATTCAGTACCAGGAAGGGGACGTGTCGCTGTTGTTGTTCGATGAGAGTAAGGTTGCCGAGGGGAAGTTTCCAACGTTGGAGCAAGGGGGAGGTGAGGCGAGTGAGGTTAAGCTTGAGCTGACCGGATCCAGTGGAGCGTTTCCCAGGGGAATGCATGGTGGGGACGCAGCCGTGGATTTGAAATTGGAGATCAAACTTGCGATAAGGATTAGGACCGCGGGTCTCGAAACGTGGGGTATGAGCTCCAATGTGGCGTGTCAGTTTAAGGTCAGTGGTCTCGGTAACGACACGAGAATCTTGTCACAACAATGTGATACCAAATTCAAGCAATATTGA
- the LOC100787140 gene encoding uncharacterized protein isoform X1: protein MKSETLNLVLVNLASIMQRADESLLPGVYKEVGEDLKADPTALGSLTLFRSLVQSLCYPLAAYLATRHNRAHVIALGAFLWAAATFLVAISSTFLQVAISRGLNGIGLAIVIPAIQSLVADSTVDSNRGMAFGWLQLTGNLGSIIGGLFSVLIASTTVAGIPGWRIAFHLVALISVIVGILVRLFANDPHYSKSDDTATNQAQNKSFYSEMKDLMKEAKSVIRIPTFQIIVAQGVFGSFPWSGLSFATLWLELIGFSHVTTATLWTLFIVAASFGSLFGGWMGDFLSLRLPNAGRIILSQISAGSVIPLAAILLLGLPDDSSTAFMHGLVLVIMGFTSAWNAPATNNPIFAEIVPEKSRTAIYALDCSFESILASFAPPIVGLLAQHVYGYRPIPSGSSDSVEIETDRENAASLAKALYTAIIIPMTICVSVYSLLYCTYPRDRERARMISLAESEMQQLEVEDGTKEEYCEIHEYLESNVVNDKESSKFDIDYPREESVDVDDDDKKVLLS, encoded by the exons ATGAAATCGGAGACACTGAACCTGGTGCTGGTGAATCTGGCGAGTATTATGCAGAGAGCGGATGAGTCTCTGCTTCCAGGAGTGTACAAAGAGGTTGGTGAGGATCTGAAGGCTGACCCCACTGCGTTGGGTTCGTTGACTCTCTTCAGATCACTTGTTCAGTCTCTCTGTTACCCTCTCGCGGCTTACCTCGCCACCCGTCACAATCGTGCGCATGTCATAGCTCTCGGTGCTTTTCTTTGGGCTGCTGCTACATTCCTCGTTGCCATCTCCTCCACCTTCTTACAG GTGGCAATTTCAAGAGGTTTAAATGGGATAGGACTTGCCATTGTTATTCCAGCAATTCAGTCCCTTGTTGCTGACTCAACCGTTGATAGCAACCGTGGTATGGCTTTTGGGTGGCTGCAACTAACAGGAAACTTAGGAAGCATCATTGGTGGTCTCTTCTCTGTACTTATAGCCTCAACCACAGTCGCAGGTATACCTGGTTGGAGAATTGCCTTTCATCTAGTTGCATTGATCAGTGTTATAGTGGGTATATTGGTGCGCCTCTTCGCTAACGATCCACACTATTCAAAGAGCGATGACACAGCAACAAATCAAGCTCAAAATAAGTCCTTTTATTCTGAAATGAAAGATCTAATGAAAGAAGCAAAGTCAGTTATTAGAATTCCAACTTTTCAGATAATTGTGGCTCAGGGAGTGTTTGGATCATTTCCCTGGTCAGGCTTGTCATTTGCCACTCTTTGGTTAGAACTAATAGGCTTCTCTCATGTCACAACAGCGACCCTTTGGACCCTATTCATAGTTGCTGCTTCATTTGGGTCTCTGTTTGGAGGGTGGATGGGAGATTTTTTATCCCTACGGTTACCCAACGCTGGTAGAATAATATTGTCACAAATAAGCGCTGGTTCAGTCATTCCTTTAGCAGCAATTTTGCTGTTGGGATTGCCTGATGATTCATCCACTGCCTTCATGCATGGTCTTGTTTTAGTCATCATGGGATTCACCTCAGCCTGGAATGCTCCAGCAACTAACAA TCCAATATTTGCAGAAATAGTCCCTGAGAAGTCCCGAACCGCTATATATGCTTTGGATTGTTCTTTTGAGTCCATCTTGGCATCCTTTGCTCCTCCTATTGTTGGATTATTGGCTCAGCATGTTTATGGTTATAGACCAATCCCAAGCGGATCCTCGGATTCTGTGGAGATTGAAACAGATAGGGAAAATGCTGCATCTCTCGCCAAGGCACTTTATACTGCAATTATAATACCTATGACAATCTGCGTCTCCGTGTATTCATTGCTTTATTGCACATACCCAAGGGACAGGGAACGAGCAAGAATGATATCATTAGCCGAATCAGAAATGCAGCAGCTAGAAGTGGAAGATGGCACAAAAGAAGAGTATTGCGAAATTCATGAATATTTAGAGTCAAATGTGGTGAATGATAAGGAAAGTAGCAAGTTTGATATTGATTATCCAAGGGAAGAGAGCGTCGACGTGGATGATGATGATAAGAAAGTTTTGTTGTCCTAG